One Pectobacterium colocasium DNA segment encodes these proteins:
- the dbpA gene encoding ATP-dependent RNA helicase DbpA — protein MSTTSFSSLALPAEQLSNLNELGYTEMTPVQAATLPAVLSGADVRAKAKTGSGKTAAFGIGLLDRIVVSDFTTQALVLCPTRELADQVSKELRRLARFAQNIKILTLCGGQPMGQQLDSLVHAPHIVVGTPGRIQDHLRKQSLSLESLKVLVLDEADRMLDMGFTDAIDDVISYTPSDRQTLLFSATYPEEIEQISARVQRQPQRFEVADDVEESAIEQRFYETTKEQRLLLLIAILGHHQPSSCVVFCNTKRDCQSVFDALDMRGISVLALHGDLEQRDRDQVLVRFANRSCRVLVATDVAARGLDIKELELVVNFELAFDPEVHVHRIGRTGRAGMQGLAVSLCTPQEMNRANLIEDYLGMRIKWASVDSLGRTGEVTLEPEMMTLCIDGGRKAKIRPGDILGALTGDAGLTAAEVGKIDMFPLHAYVAIRKASAKRALQQLQKGKIKGKSCKARLLK, from the coding sequence GTGAGTACAACCTCTTTTTCTTCCCTCGCGCTGCCAGCAGAGCAGTTATCCAATCTTAATGAACTGGGCTATACCGAAATGACGCCTGTTCAGGCGGCGACGCTGCCAGCCGTTCTGAGTGGTGCAGACGTGCGTGCCAAGGCGAAAACCGGTAGCGGCAAAACGGCGGCATTCGGCATCGGGCTGTTGGATCGTATTGTCGTAAGCGACTTTACCACGCAGGCGCTGGTGTTGTGCCCGACGCGTGAACTGGCCGATCAAGTCAGCAAAGAGCTGCGTCGTCTGGCTCGTTTTGCGCAAAACATTAAGATTCTTACGTTATGCGGCGGTCAGCCGATGGGCCAGCAGCTCGATTCATTGGTTCACGCACCACATATTGTCGTCGGGACGCCAGGGCGTATTCAGGATCATTTACGTAAGCAGTCACTGTCTCTGGAGAGCCTGAAAGTGCTGGTGCTGGATGAAGCCGATCGCATGCTGGACATGGGGTTCACTGACGCGATTGATGATGTGATTTCCTATACGCCGTCCGATCGTCAAACCCTGCTATTCTCTGCCACGTACCCGGAAGAGATCGAACAGATCAGCGCGCGCGTTCAGCGTCAGCCGCAGCGTTTCGAGGTTGCAGATGATGTGGAAGAGTCGGCCATCGAACAACGTTTCTATGAGACGACGAAAGAGCAGCGCCTGCTGCTGTTGATTGCTATTCTGGGTCATCATCAGCCTTCCTCCTGTGTGGTGTTCTGTAACACCAAGCGCGACTGCCAAAGCGTGTTTGACGCGCTGGACATGCGGGGGATTAGCGTATTGGCGCTGCATGGCGATCTGGAACAGCGCGATCGCGATCAGGTTCTGGTACGTTTTGCTAACCGCAGCTGTCGTGTGCTGGTGGCAACTGATGTTGCTGCTCGCGGTCTCGATATCAAAGAGCTGGAGCTGGTCGTGAATTTTGAGCTAGCTTTCGATCCTGAAGTCCACGTTCACCGAATTGGCAGAACGGGTCGTGCGGGGATGCAGGGTCTGGCCGTTAGCCTGTGTACGCCACAGGAAATGAACCGCGCTAATTTGATTGAAGACTATCTCGGTATGCGCATTAAATGGGCATCGGTGGATAGCCTTGGCCGCACCGGCGAGGTTACGCTGGAACCTGAGATGATGACGCTGTGTATTGATGGGGGCAGAAAAGCGAAAATCCGTCCCGGCGATATCCTCGGTGCATTAACTGGCGATGCGGGATTAACGGCAGCAGAAGTGGGGAAGATTGATATGTTTCCGCTGCATGCGTATGTCGCTATCCGTAAAGCCAGCGCTAAACGCGCGTTGCAGCAGCTCCAGAAAGGTAAAATCAAAGGAAAAAGCTGTAAGGCCAGATTGTTAAAGTAA
- a CDS encoding substrate-binding domain-containing protein, which yields MSAIRLSTERLVYGYRQGQGFFAPLNLCCREGEITAILAGMTAGSYLIRSGQSDMHISYASYLPLLLNQPDLHVVHLPDPYRIDAEYMLAIMKPARREPRLLANYLLSPEGQNFLVNKGFASLF from the coding sequence ATGTCTGCTATCAGGTTATCGACAGAAAGGCTGGTGTATGGCTACCGCCAGGGACAGGGCTTTTTTGCACCGTTGAATTTGTGCTGTCGGGAAGGGGAGATTACGGCGATTCTGGCTGGCATGACGGCGGGAAGTTACCTGATTCGGAGCGGGCAGAGCGATATGCACATTAGCTATGCCAGTTATCTACCGTTGCTTCTCAATCAACCTGACCTGCATGTGGTTCACTTGCCCGATCCCTATCGTATTGATGCCGAATACATGCTGGCCATTATGAAGCCAGCCCGACGTGAGCCACGGCTGCTGGCGAACTATCTTTTATCGCCGGAAGGGCAGAATTTTCTGGTGAACAAAGGATTCGCCTCGTTGTTTTAG
- a CDS encoding iron chelate uptake ABC transporter family permease subunit has translation MVLVDDLTRTLSEAEIPLGILTALLGAPLFAVLLYKTQLQ, from the coding sequence ATGGTGCTGGTGGACGATCTGACGCGCACGCTCAGTGAAGCCGAGATTCCGCTGGGCATTCTGACGGCGCTACTTGGCGCGCCACTTTTTGCCGTGCTGTTATATAAGACGCAGTTGCAGTAG
- a CDS encoding LLM class flavin-dependent oxidoreductase, whose amino-acid sequence MKKIGFLSFSHWAPSQQSGTRSAADALLQSMDLAVAAEELGADGAYFRVHHFARQLGSPFPLLSAIGAKTKSIEIGTGVIDMRYENPLYMAENASAADLIAGGRLQLGISRGSPEQVIDGWRYFGYQPTEGESEADMARRHTEILLDVLRGEGFAKPNPQPMFPNPPGLLRLEPYSDGLRERIWWGAGSNATAVWAAKLDMNLQSSTLKDDETGEPFHIQQAQQIRAYRAAWAEARHTRTPRVSVSRSIFALMDHRDRAYFGGSSNDSDKVGFLDEKTRAIFGRSYAAEPEALIRQLKQDEAIAEADTLLLTVPNQLGVDYNAHVIEAILTHIAPAMGWRK is encoded by the coding sequence TTGAAGAAAATCGGCTTTTTATCATTCAGCCACTGGGCACCCTCGCAGCAGTCTGGCACGCGTTCCGCGGCTGACGCCTTACTGCAATCTATGGACCTCGCTGTTGCCGCAGAGGAACTGGGCGCTGACGGCGCTTATTTCAGGGTGCACCACTTTGCCCGTCAGTTGGGTTCCCCCTTCCCGCTGCTGTCAGCGATTGGCGCGAAAACTAAAAGCATCGAAATTGGCACTGGCGTCATCGACATGCGCTACGAAAACCCACTCTACATGGCTGAAAACGCCAGCGCCGCCGATCTGATCGCTGGCGGACGCTTGCAGCTCGGCATCAGCCGTGGTTCGCCTGAGCAGGTGATCGATGGCTGGCGCTACTTTGGCTACCAGCCGACAGAAGGGGAATCGGAAGCGGACATGGCACGGCGTCACACCGAGATCCTGCTGGATGTACTACGTGGTGAAGGGTTTGCAAAACCGAACCCGCAGCCAATGTTCCCGAATCCACCGGGCCTTTTGCGTCTGGAGCCTTATTCTGATGGGCTACGTGAGCGCATCTGGTGGGGGGCTGGCTCGAATGCCACGGCAGTATGGGCAGCAAAACTGGATATGAACCTGCAAAGCTCCACGCTAAAAGACGATGAAACAGGCGAACCTTTTCATATCCAACAGGCACAGCAAATTCGCGCCTATCGGGCTGCCTGGGCTGAAGCTAGGCATACACGTACGCCACGCGTCTCCGTCAGCCGCAGTATTTTTGCACTGATGGATCATCGCGATCGCGCCTATTTTGGCGGGAGCAGTAACGATAGTGACAAAGTCGGTTTCCTGGACGAAAAAACGCGCGCGATCTTTGGGCGCAGCTATGCCGCCGAACCAGAAGCACTCATCCGGCAGTTAAAACAGGATGAAGCCATTGCCGAAGCGGATACGCTATTGCTCACGGTGCCGAACCAACTGGGCGTGGATTACAATGCGCATGTTATTGAAGCGATCCTGACACATATCGCCCCCGCAATGGGATGGAGAAAGTAG
- the ypdK gene encoding membrane protein YpdK produces MKYFFMGISFCLVVWVSTFMLMVE; encoded by the coding sequence GTGAAGTATTTTTTTATGGGTATCTCATTCTGTTTAGTCGTTTGGGTGAGTACCTTTATGCTGATGGTAGAATAA
- a CDS encoding YciI family protein — MGINSDGVFLASGRRIPRNGGVILAKCDSVESLEERLSQDPFQKLNIATADIIPFEASMKAQLLQNIL; from the coding sequence ATCGGCATTAACTCAGATGGCGTGTTTCTCGCGTCAGGAAGGAGAATCCCTCGAAACGGTGGAGTCATACTGGCAAAATGCGACAGTGTTGAATCGTTAGAAGAACGCCTTAGTCAGGATCCATTCCAGAAGTTGAATATTGCTACCGCTGATATTATTCCCTTTGAAGCCAGTATGAAGGCTCAATTACTGCAAAATATACTTTAA